The following proteins come from a genomic window of Parafrankia discariae:
- a CDS encoding dihydroorotase, giving the protein MTAVIVVRGVRPLGGDARDLVLAGGTIAAVTPVGGAEHTGVVAEAAAGCADGTRPAPLVVDATGLVALPGLVDLHTHLREPGREDAETVESGTRSAALGGYTTVFAMANTDPVADTAGVVEQVWRLGQDAGHCDVRPVGAVTRGLAGERLAELGAMASSAAAVRMFSDDGHCVSDALLMRRALEYVKAFDGVIAQHAEEPRLTTGAQMNEGAMAARLGLPGWPAVAEEAIIARDALLTGHVGSRLHICHVSTAGSVELIRWAKAKGWRVTAEVTPHHLLLTEELVASYDPVYKVNPPLRTEADTEALRAGLADGTIDCVATDHAPHASEDKETEWAAARPGMLGLETALSIVIQTMVETGRLDWAGVADRMALAPARIGAVADTPRDTAGFAQVGAPATLTLLDPQARRVIDPLAVASRSSNTPYGGRTLPGAIRATFLRGRPTVLDGKII; this is encoded by the coding sequence ATGACAGCGGTGATCGTGGTGCGTGGCGTCCGTCCGCTGGGCGGGGACGCGCGGGATCTGGTGCTCGCCGGCGGGACGATCGCCGCGGTCACGCCGGTCGGGGGCGCCGAGCACACCGGTGTCGTGGCCGAGGCCGCCGCGGGCTGCGCCGACGGGACCCGCCCCGCCCCGCTGGTCGTCGACGCCACCGGGCTGGTCGCGCTGCCCGGGCTCGTCGACCTGCACACCCACCTGCGTGAGCCCGGGCGGGAGGACGCCGAGACGGTCGAGTCCGGCACCCGCTCGGCGGCGCTCGGCGGGTACACGACGGTGTTCGCGATGGCCAACACCGACCCGGTCGCCGACACCGCCGGCGTGGTCGAGCAGGTGTGGCGGCTCGGCCAGGACGCCGGGCACTGCGACGTGCGCCCGGTCGGCGCGGTGACCAGGGGGCTGGCCGGCGAACGGCTCGCCGAGCTCGGCGCCATGGCCTCCTCCGCGGCGGCGGTCCGGATGTTCTCCGACGACGGTCACTGTGTGTCCGACGCGTTGCTCATGCGCCGCGCGCTCGAGTACGTCAAGGCGTTCGACGGCGTGATCGCGCAGCACGCGGAGGAGCCGCGGCTGACCACCGGGGCGCAGATGAACGAGGGTGCCATGGCCGCCCGGCTGGGCCTGCCCGGCTGGCCGGCCGTGGCCGAGGAGGCGATCATCGCCCGGGACGCCCTGCTGACCGGGCACGTCGGGTCGCGCCTGCACATCTGCCACGTCTCCACGGCGGGCTCGGTCGAGCTCATCCGATGGGCCAAGGCGAAGGGCTGGCGGGTGACCGCGGAGGTCACCCCGCACCACCTGCTGCTCACCGAGGAACTCGTCGCCTCGTACGACCCGGTGTACAAGGTCAATCCGCCACTGCGGACCGAGGCCGACACAGAGGCACTGCGAGCCGGCCTCGCGGACGGCACGATCGACTGTGTGGCCACCGATCACGCCCCGCACGCCTCCGAGGACAAGGAGACGGAGTGGGCCGCGGCCCGGCCCGGGATGCTCGGCCTCGAGACGGCGCTGTCCATCGTGATCCAGACCATGGTCGAGACCGGCCGGCTCGACTGGGCCGGCGTCGCCGACCGGATGGCGCTGGCGCCGGCCCGGATCGGCGCCGTCGCCGACACGCCGCGTGACACCGCGGGCTTCGCCCAGGTGGGCGCGCCCGCCACCCTGACCCTGCTCGACCCGCAGGCGCGCCGGGTGATCGATCCACTCGCCGTCGCCAGCCGGAGCAGCAACACTCCGTACGGTGGCCGCACGCTGCCCGGTGCCATCCGGGCGACGTTCCTTCGGGGCCGGCCCACCGTGCTCGACGGGAAGATCATATGA
- a CDS encoding aspartate carbamoyltransferase catalytic subunit, whose translation MNHLLSTADLKLDDALLVLDTADRMARVADAPVRKLPTLRGRTVVNLFFEDSTRTRTSFEVAAKRLSADVINFSARGSSVSKGESLKDTAQTLEAMGADAVVCRHPASGAPHRLASWVRGSVVNAGDGTHEHPTQALLDAFTIRRRLGRLDGLAVTIVGDVLHSRVARSNVWLLTTLGARVTVVAPPTLVPLGISGWPVEVSYDLDAVLPKTDVVMMLRVQRERMSAAFFPTEREYSRRYGLDADRAALMPEHALVMHPGPMVRGMEIASSVADSPRSTVVEQVANGVSVRMAVLYLLLGGSGAERESS comes from the coding sequence ATGAACCACCTGCTCTCCACCGCGGATCTCAAGCTCGACGACGCGCTGCTGGTGCTCGACACGGCGGACCGCATGGCGCGGGTCGCGGACGCACCGGTCCGCAAGCTCCCGACGCTGCGCGGCCGGACCGTGGTCAATCTGTTCTTCGAGGACTCCACCCGTACCCGCACGTCCTTCGAGGTCGCCGCCAAGAGACTGTCGGCAGATGTGATCAATTTTTCGGCCCGGGGGTCAAGCGTGTCGAAGGGTGAGAGCCTGAAGGACACGGCGCAGACCCTCGAGGCGATGGGCGCGGACGCCGTCGTCTGCCGCCATCCCGCCAGCGGCGCCCCGCACCGGCTGGCCAGCTGGGTGCGCGGCAGCGTCGTGAACGCCGGTGACGGCACCCACGAGCACCCCACCCAGGCGCTGCTCGACGCGTTCACCATCCGTCGCCGGCTCGGCCGACTGGACGGGCTGGCCGTGACGATCGTCGGGGACGTCCTGCACTCCCGGGTGGCCCGCTCCAACGTCTGGCTGCTGACCACCCTCGGCGCGCGGGTGACCGTGGTCGCCCCGCCCACCCTGGTGCCGCTGGGTATCTCCGGGTGGCCCGTCGAGGTGTCCTACGACCTCGACGCCGTCCTGCCCAAGACCGACGTGGTCATGATGCTGCGTGTGCAGCGGGAGCGGATGTCGGCGGCGTTCTTCCCGACCGAGCGGGAGTACAGCCGCCGGTACGGCCTCGACGCGGACCGGGCCGCGCTGATGCCCGAGCACGCCCTGGTCATGCACCCCGGCCCGATGGTCCGCGGGATGGAGATCGCCTCCTCGGTGGCCGACTCGCCGCGCTCGACGGTGGTCGAGCAGGTCGCGAACGGGGTGAGCGTCCGCATGGCCGTCCTCTACCTGCTGCTCGGCGGCAGCGGCGCCGAACGGGAGTCCTCATGA
- a CDS encoding PH-like domain-containing protein encodes MSLPGITPFALAGPVLAAGGKDQTGLHLLLAFGLLLLVVAVVGAMRRAWRGRSQQQEENLPDLPEPPEQTGNVLAAPLRGRYLGTVDAGHWREWIAARGLAGHDGDYIAVYELGVRVDRDGEAFWIPREAVRGARLERAHAGKVSAPSRLIVVAWSFEGRELEAGFRGEDRARQPKVVRSVHDLIGPAPAQPMSGDITSPHALPRPRNRLRPRVPAAARPGAPGAAASARGQRPDLAAVAPGGPATMPIPVNGRQPRGERAGWRRGGAGAAATGSGEAGPTGAYETGAGTGAYETGAGTGAYETGAGTGAYETGAGTGAYDIRAHVTGAHSVSAPGTVGHGTAAHETGSPSTGGYDTGSHRAGGYDTGANRAGGYDTGGYRTGAYDVSVQGTGSQPVSGATAGYDTAGYSTAGYDTGGYSTGGYNPPGYSPPGYGTDSYDLRGQGQGTGALEARGPDARGYGTGGYGTGGYERPGTPGPPAADPGAPDPAAYHLGAGDTGAYDTGSYGTGAYNTGSYDTGARGTGAYDTGSYGSGGHGAGAGVAGSPAPRGYGQGAYDQGGRGPSGRDQGGRDQGGRDQGGYGRDGYDVDPAGRPREQRADTFTVPPGEASYRREEYP; translated from the coding sequence ATGTCCCTGCCGGGGATCACCCCGTTCGCGCTGGCCGGCCCCGTGCTGGCCGCCGGTGGCAAGGATCAGACGGGCCTGCACCTGCTCCTCGCCTTCGGCCTGTTGCTCCTGGTCGTGGCGGTCGTGGGCGCGATGCGACGGGCCTGGCGCGGCCGGTCGCAACAGCAGGAGGAGAACCTGCCGGACCTGCCCGAGCCGCCGGAGCAGACCGGGAACGTGCTGGCCGCCCCCCTGCGCGGCCGCTACCTCGGCACGGTGGACGCCGGCCACTGGCGGGAGTGGATCGCGGCGCGCGGGCTGGCCGGGCACGACGGCGACTACATCGCCGTCTACGAGCTGGGAGTGCGGGTCGACCGGGACGGCGAGGCGTTCTGGATCCCCCGCGAGGCCGTGCGGGGTGCCCGGCTCGAACGGGCGCACGCCGGTAAGGTCTCCGCGCCCAGCCGGCTGATCGTGGTCGCCTGGTCGTTCGAGGGCCGGGAGCTGGAGGCCGGTTTCCGCGGCGAGGACCGGGCCCGCCAGCCGAAGGTCGTCCGCTCCGTGCACGACCTCATCGGGCCGGCGCCCGCCCAGCCGATGTCCGGCGACATCACCTCGCCGCACGCCCTGCCCCGGCCGCGCAACCGGCTGCGGCCCCGCGTGCCGGCGGCGGCCCGCCCGGGCGCGCCCGGCGCCGCGGCCTCCGCCCGCGGGCAGCGTCCTGATCTCGCCGCGGTGGCCCCGGGCGGGCCCGCGACGATGCCGATCCCGGTCAATGGTCGCCAGCCCCGGGGGGAGCGGGCCGGGTGGCGCCGCGGTGGCGCCGGCGCGGCGGCCACCGGATCCGGCGAGGCCGGCCCCACCGGTGCCTACGAGACGGGTGCCGGCACGGGTGCCTACGAGACGGGTGCCGGCACGGGTGCCTACGAGACGGGTGCCGGCACGGGTGCCTACGAGACGGGTGCCGGCACGGGTGCCTACGACATCCGTGCCCACGTCACCGGTGCGCACAGTGTCAGCGCCCCTGGCACTGTCGGCCACGGCACCGCCGCTCACGAGACCGGCTCCCCCTCCACCGGCGGGTACGACACCGGCTCCCACCGCGCGGGCGGCTACGACACCGGCGCCAACCGGGCGGGTGGGTACGACACCGGCGGTTACCGGACCGGCGCCTACGACGTGAGCGTCCAGGGGACGGGCTCCCAGCCCGTGAGCGGCGCGACGGCCGGTTACGACACGGCCGGATACAGCACGGCCGGCTATGACACGGGCGGATACAGCACGGGCGGGTACAACCCGCCCGGATACAGCCCTCCCGGCTACGGGACTGACAGCTACGACCTGCGGGGCCAGGGCCAGGGCACCGGCGCGCTGGAGGCGCGCGGTCCGGACGCCCGCGGTTACGGCACCGGTGGTTACGGCACCGGTGGGTACGAGCGTCCCGGCACTCCCGGACCGCCCGCCGCCGACCCGGGGGCGCCGGACCCGGCCGCGTACCACCTGGGCGCCGGCGACACCGGCGCCTACGACACCGGTTCCTACGGCACCGGCGCGTACAACACTGGTTCCTACGACACCGGCGCCCGTGGCACCGGCGCTTACGACACCGGTTCCTACGGGTCCGGCGGCCACGGCGCGGGCGCCGGTGTCGCGGGATCCCCCGCCCCGCGTGGCTACGGTCAGGGTGCCTACGACCAGGGTGGACGCGGCCCGAGCGGGCGGGACCAGGGCGGGCGGGACCAGGGCGGACGTGACCAGGGCGGATACGGCCGGGACGGGTACGACGTCGACCCGGCGGGGCGGCCGCGCGAGCAGCGGGCCGACACCTTCACCGTGCCACCCGGCGAGGCCTCGTACCGG
- the pyrR gene encoding bifunctional pyr operon transcriptional regulator/uracil phosphoribosyltransferase PyrR — translation MSGRTGSTTRPRDELRAGTADASSTPAGAEGLAGPEGSNVTRTVLSATDMSRVVSRMAHQVLEKTSGGDDVVLLGIPTRGVPLAQRLARRVEAVEGVILPVGSLDPTMYRDDLRLRGVRPLEVTEIPDCGVDGMVVVLVDDVLYSGRTVRAALDALSAYGRPRAVQLAVLVDRGHRELPIRADYVGKNMPTSRRESVAVRLREVDGADAVLIVSPDAP, via the coding sequence ATGTCCGGGCGTACCGGGAGTACCACCCGTCCACGAGACGAGCTCCGTGCCGGGACGGCCGATGCGAGCAGCACGCCCGCCGGCGCCGAGGGGCTCGCCGGGCCCGAAGGGTCGAACGTCACCCGCACCGTGCTCTCCGCCACGGACATGAGCCGGGTCGTGAGCCGGATGGCGCACCAGGTGCTGGAGAAGACCTCCGGCGGCGACGATGTGGTCCTGCTGGGTATCCCGACCCGTGGTGTGCCGCTCGCGCAGCGGCTGGCCCGCCGGGTGGAGGCGGTCGAGGGTGTGATCCTTCCCGTGGGCTCCCTGGATCCGACGATGTACCGGGACGACCTTCGGTTGCGCGGTGTCCGCCCACTCGAGGTGACCGAGATCCCCGACTGCGGGGTCGACGGGATGGTCGTCGTCCTGGTCGACGACGTCCTCTACTCCGGGCGCACCGTCCGGGCCGCGCTCGACGCACTGTCCGCCTATGGCCGCCCGCGCGCGGTGCAGCTCGCCGTCCTGGTCGACCGGGGCCACCGCGAGCTGCCCATCCGCGCCGACTACGTGGGGAAGAACATGCCCACCTCGCGCCGCGAGTCGGTCGCCGTCCGGCTCCGTGAGGTCGACGGCGCCGACGCCGTCCTCATCGTCTCGCCGGACGCGCCGTGA